One Micromonospora eburnea genomic region harbors:
- a CDS encoding winged helix-turn-helix transcriptional regulator, with product MGASYHQFCPVAKAMELLDERWTLLVVRELVSGSERFNELRRGLPRMSPTLLSRRLHQLVRAGVVERHVDGVDVRYVPTQAGRELRPVLEALGAWGVRWIGELGDADLDPKLLLWDMHRHVDHRAVPRGRTVVHFRFRDVPAGFRDWWLVINSGEADVCDVDPGHGVTVTVHADLRTLVQVWLGDLSWPAALRGGAVEIAGPEVLRRALPRWFTLSEFAAVPRPPTPV from the coding sequence ATGGGGGCCTCCTACCACCAGTTCTGCCCGGTCGCGAAGGCCATGGAACTGCTCGACGAACGCTGGACGCTGCTCGTCGTCCGGGAACTGGTGAGCGGGTCCGAGCGGTTCAACGAGCTACGCCGAGGCCTGCCCCGGATGTCGCCCACCCTGCTGTCCCGGCGGCTGCACCAGCTCGTCCGGGCCGGCGTCGTGGAGCGGCACGTTGACGGCGTCGACGTGCGGTACGTCCCGACCCAGGCGGGACGGGAGCTGCGGCCGGTGCTCGAGGCGCTCGGCGCGTGGGGGGTCCGCTGGATCGGCGAGTTGGGCGACGCGGACCTGGACCCGAAGCTGCTGCTGTGGGACATGCACCGCCACGTCGACCACCGCGCTGTCCCGCGGGGGCGGACGGTCGTCCACTTCCGTTTCCGGGACGTGCCGGCCGGCTTCCGGGACTGGTGGCTCGTCATCAACAGCGGGGAGGCCGACGTCTGCGACGTGGACCCCGGCCACGGCGTGACGGTGACGGTACACGCCGACCTGCGGACCCTGGTTCAGGTCTGGCTGGGCGACCTGAGCTGGCCGGCGGCGCTGCGCGGCGGCGCGGTCGAGATTGCCGGCCCGGAGGTGCTCCGTCGAGCCCTACCCCGGTGGTTCACGCTCTCCGAGTTCGCCGCCGTACCCAGGCCGCCGACGCCGGTGTGA
- a CDS encoding class I SAM-dependent methyltransferase, giving the protein MIESMEQDRAVKAGHRRMWALGSYAAVAAEVIPELGATLVRAAGVGPGDRVLDVAAGTGNAAIPAALVGASVVASDLTPELLEIGRALAAERGAQLEWQRADAEALPYADGEFDRVLSCVGVMFAPRHQAGADELVRVCRPGGTIGLVNWTPEGFIGQMFTTMKPYAPPPPPGAQPPPLWGSEEHVRTLLGDRVTDVVVRRQTVTVDRFTSPEAFRDFFKAHYGPTIATYRAIAGDPDRVAALDQDLADLARRHIEAGVMRWEYLLVTARRSG; this is encoded by the coding sequence ATGATCGAATCGATGGAGCAGGACCGGGCGGTGAAGGCCGGGCACCGGCGGATGTGGGCGCTGGGCAGCTACGCGGCGGTCGCTGCGGAGGTCATCCCGGAGCTCGGGGCGACCCTGGTGCGGGCGGCCGGCGTCGGCCCCGGCGATCGGGTGTTGGACGTGGCCGCCGGCACCGGCAACGCGGCCATCCCGGCGGCCCTGGTCGGGGCCAGCGTGGTGGCCAGCGATCTGACCCCGGAGCTGCTGGAGATCGGGCGGGCGCTCGCCGCCGAGCGCGGCGCCCAATTGGAATGGCAGCGGGCCGACGCCGAGGCGCTTCCGTACGCCGACGGCGAGTTCGACCGGGTCCTGTCCTGCGTGGGCGTGATGTTCGCACCCCGGCATCAGGCCGGCGCCGACGAACTGGTCCGGGTCTGCCGGCCGGGTGGCACGATCGGCCTGGTCAACTGGACGCCCGAGGGGTTCATCGGGCAGATGTTCACCACCATGAAGCCGTACGCCCCACCGCCACCGCCCGGCGCGCAGCCGCCGCCGCTCTGGGGCAGCGAGGAGCATGTCCGTACGCTGCTCGGGGACCGGGTCACCGACGTCGTCGTCCGACGTCAGACGGTCACGGTGGACCGCTTCACCAGTCCGGAGGCGTTCCGCGACTTCTTCAAGGCCCACTACGGGCCGACGATCGCGACGTACCGGGCGATCGCCGGTGATCCCGACCGGGTCGCCGCGCTGGATCAGGACCTTGCCGACCTGGCGCGGCGGCACATCGAGGCCGGGGTGATGCGGTGGGAGTACCTGCTCGTCACCGCGCGTCGGAGCGGCTGA
- a CDS encoding PadR family transcriptional regulator, translating to MGFHRRLHEMHEMHERRMRGFGFPPVPPGPPFPPGPHGHGRGGRGRGRGRRPNVRGAVLALLTERPMHGYEMIQEIDSRTGGAWRPSPGSVYPTLQLLEDEGVIAAAADSDGGRKRFALTEQGRDEAAAAAQNPPWAEFAETTVNSWHDIRDAGAQAMHALRQVMMTGTDDQRERAAQVLDETRRKLYAILAESE from the coding sequence ATGGGTTTCCATCGACGACTGCATGAGATGCACGAGATGCACGAGCGGCGGATGCGCGGCTTCGGCTTTCCGCCCGTCCCGCCCGGCCCGCCGTTCCCGCCCGGCCCGCACGGGCACGGCCGGGGCGGGCGGGGGCGCGGGCGCGGCCGCCGGCCCAACGTGCGCGGCGCGGTGCTGGCCCTGCTCACCGAGCGGCCGATGCACGGCTACGAGATGATCCAGGAGATCGATTCCCGGACCGGCGGGGCCTGGCGGCCCAGCCCCGGATCGGTCTACCCGACCCTGCAACTGCTGGAGGACGAGGGCGTCATCGCCGCCGCCGCGGACTCCGACGGCGGACGGAAGCGGTTCGCCCTCACCGAGCAGGGGCGCGACGAGGCGGCCGCGGCGGCGCAGAACCCACCGTGGGCGGAGTTCGCCGAAACGACCGTGAACAGCTGGCACGACATCCGCGACGCGGGTGCGCAGGCGATGCATGCGCTGCGCCAGGTGATGATGACCGGCACCGACGACCAGCGGGAACGCGCCGCCCAGGTGCTCGACGAGACCCGCCGCAAGCTGTACGCCATCCTCGCCGAATCCGAGTGA
- a CDS encoding MFS transporter: MRLLPEPGPARILAISTLINTVGRGTWLTVSALFLTRSVGLTVTQVGVGLTVTALVSLVASTPMGYLADRYGPRGMQLAALLASAVLTAALVAVRSFPSFLAVGVLMAVADAVSRGARGALIAGAVPPDQRVRTRAWLRAVTNVGISVGAVAAGVGIAADTRTAYVALILLDAVSYLGAAAILLRLPTVPPVPAPAHGPRLIALRDRPFLAFTVLDGLMSMHFGLINIALPLWIAEHTAAPRWLVSGCMLVNTVMVVLFQVRASRGTEELTGAGRAARRAGAVIAVACLLFAASGGVSAPVAVALLLAGSLVHVVGELWHAAAGWGVSFGLAPAHAQGQYQGAYGMGMQLGSMVAPVVVTTLAVGWGAPGWLLLGVLFLLLGALVPPVVAWAGRTRPAEVGAPVPVG, encoded by the coding sequence GTGCGCCTGCTTCCCGAACCGGGTCCGGCCCGGATTCTCGCCATCTCGACGCTGATCAACACCGTCGGCCGGGGCACCTGGCTGACCGTCAGCGCGCTCTTCCTGACCCGGTCGGTGGGGCTGACCGTGACCCAGGTCGGCGTCGGACTCACCGTCACCGCCCTGGTCAGCCTCGTGGCCAGCACCCCGATGGGCTATCTCGCCGACCGGTACGGCCCGCGCGGGATGCAACTCGCCGCGCTGCTCGCCTCGGCCGTGCTCACCGCCGCCCTGGTGGCTGTCCGGTCCTTCCCGTCGTTCCTCGCGGTTGGCGTGCTGATGGCGGTCGCCGACGCGGTCAGCCGGGGCGCCCGGGGCGCCCTGATCGCCGGGGCGGTGCCGCCCGACCAGCGGGTACGGACCCGGGCCTGGCTGCGTGCGGTCACCAACGTGGGGATCTCCGTCGGGGCGGTGGCCGCCGGTGTCGGTATCGCGGCGGACACCCGTACGGCGTACGTGGCGCTGATCCTGCTCGACGCGGTCAGCTACCTGGGCGCCGCCGCGATCCTGCTCCGGCTGCCCACGGTGCCGCCGGTGCCCGCGCCGGCACACGGCCCACGCCTGATCGCGCTGCGGGACCGCCCGTTCCTCGCCTTCACCGTGCTGGACGGGCTGATGTCCATGCACTTCGGCCTGATCAACATCGCCCTGCCGCTCTGGATCGCCGAACACACCGCCGCGCCGCGCTGGCTGGTCTCGGGGTGCATGCTGGTCAACACGGTGATGGTCGTGCTCTTCCAGGTCCGCGCCTCGCGGGGCACCGAGGAACTGACCGGGGCCGGCCGGGCCGCCCGCCGGGCCGGCGCGGTGATCGCGGTCGCCTGCCTGCTCTTCGCGGCCAGCGGCGGGGTGTCCGCCCCGGTCGCCGTCGCGCTGCTGCTCGCCGGCTCGCTGGTGCACGTGGTGGGGGAGCTGTGGCACGCCGCGGCCGGCTGGGGCGTGTCGTTCGGGCTCGCGCCCGCGCACGCCCAGGGGCAGTACCAGGGCGCGTACGGGATGGGCATGCAACTCGGGTCGATGGTGGCGCCGGTGGTGGTGACCACCCTGGCGGTCGGCTGGGGCGCGCCAGGCTGGTTGCTGCTCGGTGTCCTGTTTCTCCTGCTCGGAGCGCTGGTGCCGCCGGTGGTGGCCTGGGCGGGGCGGACCCGGCCGGCAGAGGTGGGCGCCCCGGTTCCGGTCGGCTGA
- a CDS encoding DUF4081 domain-containing GNAT family N-acetyltransferase — protein sequence MLTVPVRQLGESERRAVERLLDLDPFGGAQVAERVAARGLAWWRAEGRILGYGARRNLESICWLGGNLTPVLATEPAVAAFADLLSTEERLCSSIVGRADAVLGLWDRLSAYWGPARDVRPNQPLLATDALPTVAADPEVRRVRAGEVDRLFPAAVAMYTEEVGVSPLAEDGGRGYRRRVADLVRAGRAYARFVDGKVIFKAELAVVTRRTAQVQGVWVAPEWRGRGIATAAMAAVVRDALVQVAPTVSLYVNDFNLPARRVYERCGFRPVGTLATVLF from the coding sequence GTGCTCACCGTGCCCGTACGCCAACTGGGGGAGTCGGAGCGTCGTGCGGTCGAACGGCTGCTCGACCTCGACCCGTTCGGCGGTGCGCAGGTCGCGGAGCGGGTCGCCGCCCGGGGGCTGGCCTGGTGGCGGGCCGAGGGGCGGATCCTGGGCTACGGTGCCCGGCGCAACCTGGAGTCGATCTGCTGGCTGGGCGGCAACCTGACCCCGGTGCTCGCCACCGAGCCGGCGGTGGCCGCCTTCGCCGACCTGTTGAGCACCGAGGAGCGGCTCTGCTCTTCGATCGTGGGGCGGGCCGACGCGGTGCTCGGGCTCTGGGACCGCCTCTCCGCGTACTGGGGGCCGGCCCGGGACGTACGCCCCAACCAGCCGCTGCTGGCCACGGACGCGCTGCCCACCGTGGCGGCCGACCCGGAGGTGCGCCGGGTGCGCGCCGGCGAGGTCGACCGGCTCTTCCCGGCCGCGGTGGCGATGTACACCGAGGAGGTCGGGGTCTCGCCGCTGGCCGAGGACGGCGGGCGCGGCTACCGGCGGCGGGTGGCCGACCTGGTCCGCGCCGGCCGCGCCTACGCCCGGTTCGTGGACGGCAAGGTGATCTTCAAGGCCGAGTTGGCCGTGGTGACCCGCCGGACGGCCCAGGTGCAGGGGGTCTGGGTGGCGCCGGAGTGGCGGGGACGGGGGATCGCCACCGCGGCGATGGCGGCGGTGGTACGCGACGCCCTGGTCCAGGTCGCCCCCACGGTCAGCCTCTACGTCAACGACTTCAACCTGCCCGCCCGGCGGGTCTACGAGCGCTGCGGGTTCCGCCCGGTCGGCACCCTCGCCACCGTGCTCTTCTGA
- a CDS encoding ABC transporter ATP-binding protein has product MKIVEASGLGLRTRRGWVYRDVDLTAEAGALHAVTGPPGSGRSSLLLTLAGRFPHTDGELRRRGSAALGQVAGVHEPDPTLTVAEHIQERLLLLGPVPRRRRQLVPVAAVRARRAYRRDAFAAALASTGCADIPLDPDRYGRDLTPVERQALGLVLAGLSAPNLIVADDVDAGSDAPERAQIWAVLARLAEQGYAVIASARSVEPGVDAVVHRIGDPAPPAHAELTPPARAELAPPAAASAPVVPQAVARDAADAVPACEDAPSAAQEHSTEVNR; this is encoded by the coding sequence ATGAAGATCGTCGAGGCCAGCGGGCTGGGGCTGCGTACCCGCCGCGGCTGGGTCTACCGGGACGTCGACCTCACCGCCGAGGCGGGGGCACTGCACGCGGTCACCGGCCCGCCCGGCAGCGGGCGGTCCTCGCTGCTGCTCACCCTGGCCGGGCGCTTCCCGCACACCGACGGGGAACTGCGCCGCCGGGGGAGCGCCGCGCTCGGGCAGGTCGCCGGGGTGCACGAGCCCGACCCGACGCTGACCGTGGCCGAGCACATCCAGGAACGGCTGCTGCTGCTCGGGCCGGTGCCGCGCCGCCGCCGGCAACTCGTCCCGGTCGCCGCCGTACGGGCGCGGCGGGCGTACCGCCGGGACGCCTTCGCCGCCGCGCTCGCCAGCACCGGCTGCGCCGACATTCCGCTCGACCCCGATCGGTACGGCCGGGATCTGACCCCCGTCGAGCGGCAGGCGCTCGGCCTGGTGCTGGCCGGCCTGAGCGCCCCGAACCTGATCGTCGCCGACGACGTCGACGCCGGCTCCGACGCGCCCGAGCGGGCACAGATCTGGGCCGTCCTGGCCCGTCTCGCCGAGCAGGGGTACGCCGTGATCGCCAGCGCCCGCTCGGTCGAGCCGGGCGTCGACGCCGTCGTGCACCGCATCGGCGACCCGGCCCCGCCCGCTCACGCCGAGCTGACCCCGCCCGCCCGGGCTGAGTTGGCCCCGCCCGCTGCGGCGTCCGCCCCCGTCGTACCGCAGGCGGTGGCGCGGGACGCGGCCGATGCCGTTCCCGCCTGCGAGGATGCCCCGTCGGCGGCCCAGGAGCACAGCACCGAGGTGAACCGATGA
- a CDS encoding YhgE/Pip family protein, whose translation MSVLRLALFELRRMTRGRLPRAALAVLTVIPLLYGALYLYAFWDPYGKLDRIPVALVNADHPAKAADGSEVHAGRDLTEKLLDRKVFGWTVTDQADATEGLRDGRYHLVFAIPADFSTTLAAGPDPEQPARRGELKLVNDDATNYLSGLLARSAFSEIRAAAAQSTAASYFDKMLIGFTDAKAETGRAADGAGQLHDGLGTSQEGAGQLTDGLGSAEHGAGQLAGGLDQSVQGAETLADGLDQLYTGAAQLADGANRAATETRAAAAQVDAAAGRYEPLLRRNAADIQRAANLVAEGAQALADGLDALPAQADEVVTRSEQVRDRLDAVVKAHPELADEPDLVAARQAADRAVTAARAMGSTLDRTDLAALKKQLTEIARTAREVAVAAPRLADDVEAARAKVDQLAAGLTTLADGSAKLRNGLGDATKGADQLRGGLYRLATGARQLDGGLAQLSSGGARLVDGLTKLESGAGELADGLAAGERKLPGYHDAESRSGVLGDPVDLIRTAHHPAGSYGVGFAPYFLALALWVGAMITYMLLRPVNRRHVMSGAPGWRVVLAGWLPAAAIGLAQAGVLFTVVTLVLGLDPRHGPATLGLLALTSLAFTAIMQLLGVALGPAGRLAALALLMLQLTSSGGTYPVQTSPGFFQAIHPWLPMTYVVAGLRHTINGGPAGPVVTGALVLVAFGAGALLLSIGAARRSRRLTPAKLHPELAM comes from the coding sequence ATGAGCGTCCTCCGACTCGCCCTGTTCGAGTTGCGCCGGATGACCCGGGGCCGGCTGCCCCGTGCCGCGCTCGCCGTCCTCACCGTCATCCCACTGCTCTACGGCGCCCTCTACCTCTACGCCTTCTGGGACCCGTACGGGAAACTCGACCGGATCCCGGTCGCCCTGGTCAACGCCGACCACCCCGCGAAGGCCGCCGACGGCAGCGAGGTGCACGCCGGGCGGGACCTCACCGAGAAACTGCTGGACCGGAAGGTCTTCGGCTGGACGGTGACCGACCAGGCCGACGCCACCGAGGGGCTGCGCGACGGCCGCTACCACCTGGTGTTCGCCATCCCCGCCGACTTCTCCACCACCCTGGCCGCCGGTCCCGACCCCGAGCAGCCGGCCCGCCGGGGCGAGCTGAAGCTGGTCAACGATGACGCCACCAACTATCTTTCCGGGCTGCTCGCCCGCTCCGCGTTCAGCGAGATCCGGGCCGCCGCCGCGCAGAGCACCGCCGCGTCCTACTTCGACAAGATGCTGATCGGCTTCACCGACGCCAAGGCCGAGACCGGCCGGGCCGCCGACGGCGCCGGGCAGCTCCACGACGGGCTCGGCACCTCGCAGGAGGGCGCCGGGCAGCTCACCGACGGGCTGGGCAGCGCCGAACACGGCGCCGGGCAGCTCGCGGGCGGCCTCGACCAGTCCGTGCAGGGCGCGGAGACGCTGGCCGACGGCCTCGACCAGCTCTACACCGGCGCGGCCCAGCTCGCCGACGGCGCCAACCGGGCCGCCACCGAGACCCGGGCCGCCGCAGCCCAGGTGGACGCCGCCGCCGGCCGGTACGAGCCGTTGTTGCGGCGCAACGCGGCCGACATCCAGCGGGCCGCCAACCTGGTCGCCGAGGGCGCGCAGGCGCTCGCCGACGGGCTCGACGCGCTGCCGGCGCAGGCGGACGAGGTGGTGACCCGGTCTGAGCAGGTCCGCGACCGCCTCGACGCGGTGGTGAAGGCGCACCCCGAGCTGGCCGACGAGCCGGATCTCGTCGCCGCCCGGCAGGCCGCCGACCGGGCGGTCACCGCCGCCCGGGCCATGGGGTCCACGCTGGACCGGACCGACCTGGCCGCACTGAAGAAGCAACTGACCGAGATCGCGCGTACCGCCCGCGAGGTCGCTGTCGCCGCGCCGCGCCTGGCCGACGACGTCGAGGCCGCCCGGGCCAAGGTCGACCAGCTCGCCGCCGGGCTCACCACGCTCGCCGACGGCAGCGCCAAGCTGCGCAACGGGCTCGGCGACGCCACCAAGGGCGCCGACCAGCTCCGCGGCGGGCTCTACCGGCTCGCCACCGGTGCCCGCCAGCTCGACGGCGGGCTGGCCCAGCTCAGCTCCGGCGGCGCCCGGCTCGTCGACGGCCTGACCAAGCTGGAGAGCGGTGCCGGCGAGCTGGCCGACGGACTCGCCGCCGGGGAACGGAAGCTGCCCGGCTACCACGACGCGGAGAGCCGCTCCGGGGTCCTCGGCGACCCGGTCGACCTGATCCGCACCGCGCACCACCCGGCCGGCTCGTACGGGGTGGGCTTCGCCCCGTACTTCCTGGCCCTCGCGCTCTGGGTGGGCGCGATGATCACGTACATGCTGCTGCGGCCGGTCAACCGGCGGCACGTGATGTCCGGGGCGCCCGGCTGGCGGGTCGTGCTCGCCGGCTGGCTGCCCGCCGCGGCGATCGGCCTGGCCCAGGCCGGGGTGCTGTTCACCGTGGTCACCCTGGTGCTCGGCCTCGACCCGCGGCACGGGCCGGCGACGCTGGGCCTGCTCGCGCTCACCTCGCTGGCGTTCACCGCGATCATGCAACTGCTCGGCGTGGCGCTCGGCCCGGCCGGTCGGCTCGCCGCGCTCGCCCTGCTGATGCTCCAGCTCACCTCCTCCGGCGGCACCTACCCGGTGCAGACCTCGCCCGGCTTCTTCCAGGCGATCCACCCCTGGCTGCCGATGACGTACGTGGTGGCCGGCCTGCGGCACACCATCAACGGCGGCCCGGCCGGGCCGGTGGTCACCGGCGCGCTGGTGCTGGTCGCGTTCGGGGCGGGCGCGCTGCTGCTCAGCATCGGCGCGGCGCGCCGGTCCCGCCGGCTCACCCCGGCCAAGCTGCACCCCGAACTGGCCATGTGA
- a CDS encoding TetR/AcrR family transcriptional regulator: MTDGRTRRREDTRQRLFVAAVELIAERGFSATTVDDIAARAGVAKGTVYYNFESKTVLFEELLRHGIGLLTADFRAAVAGLPPRAALAALVRAELEYICRYRAFAQLLLSEMWRTNREWQQTLRLLRGEAIEVIAETVRAGVASGDLPADLDVRTASSALFGVGLVVAVDWLVFQPDRPIEDVQEALLGIVRRVAQA, encoded by the coding sequence GTGACAGACGGACGAACACGCCGGCGGGAGGACACCCGCCAGCGGCTCTTCGTGGCAGCGGTCGAGCTGATCGCCGAGCGGGGCTTCTCCGCCACCACCGTCGACGACATCGCCGCCCGGGCCGGGGTGGCGAAGGGGACCGTCTACTACAACTTCGAGTCCAAGACGGTCCTCTTCGAGGAACTGCTGCGGCACGGCATCGGCCTGCTCACCGCCGACTTCCGGGCCGCGGTCGCCGGGCTGCCGCCCCGCGCGGCGCTCGCCGCGCTGGTCCGCGCCGAGCTGGAGTACATCTGCCGCTACCGGGCCTTCGCCCAGCTCCTGCTCTCCGAGATGTGGCGGACCAACCGGGAGTGGCAGCAGACCCTACGGCTGCTGCGCGGCGAGGCGATCGAGGTGATCGCGGAGACCGTCCGGGCCGGCGTGGCCAGCGGCGACCTCCCCGCCGACCTGGACGTGCGTACGGCCAGCTCGGCGCTGTTCGGTGTGGGCCTGGTGGTGGCCGTGGACTGGCTGGTCTTCCAGCCCGACCGGCCGATCGAGGACGTGCAGGAGGCCCTGCTCGGCATCGTCCGCCGGGTCGCCCAGGCGTGA